Proteins from one Nitrospirae bacterium YQR-1 genomic window:
- the larE gene encoding ATP-dependent sacrificial sulfur transferase LarE produces MIQTPDSDLLGKKYSSLISYLKSLKSVVLAYSGGVDSTFLLMALSEAQIPALAVTAKSPSMPLDDYDRCISMTMKYKVSHKIIETDEMADERYVSNTPERCFYCKSELFKKLTTLAEAGGYDCVIDGSNSDDVTDYRPGFKAKECFNIKSPLIETGLRKADIRAISQHFGLSTWDMPSSPCLASRLPYGERVTEDSLRMVRDAESVLKALGFKELRVRKHGDMARIELPDSDIEKCAGAEMRWRVVEELRALGFLYVSCDLEGYVSGKLNRALEGGRQ; encoded by the coding sequence ATGATTCAAACACCGGACTCTGATCTTTTAGGGAAAAAGTATTCTTCCTTAATTTCTTATTTAAAATCATTAAAAAGTGTTGTGTTGGCGTATTCCGGTGGAGTAGATAGCACTTTCTTGCTGATGGCGCTCTCTGAGGCACAAATACCTGCACTTGCCGTTACCGCAAAGTCTCCCTCTATGCCGCTGGATGATTACGACCGTTGTATAAGTATGACAATGAAATATAAAGTTTCCCACAAGATAATCGAAACGGATGAGATGGCGGATGAGAGATATGTATCAAATACTCCTGAACGTTGTTTTTACTGTAAGAGCGAGTTGTTCAAAAAACTAACAACCCTTGCTGAAGCCGGAGGCTATGACTGTGTAATAGACGGCTCAAACTCTGATGATGTTACCGATTACAGACCTGGGTTTAAGGCAAAAGAGTGTTTTAATATAAAAAGTCCGCTTATAGAGACCGGATTGAGAAAAGCTGATATAAGGGCAATATCGCAGCATTTTGGATTAAGCACGTGGGATATGCCCTCATCACCGTGTCTGGCCTCAAGGCTGCCCTATGGTGAAAGGGTGACGGAGGACTCACTCAGAATGGTAAGGGATGCAGAGAGTGTGTTAAAAGCCCTTGGCTTTAAGGAACTCAGAGTGAGAAAGCACGGGGATATGGCACGCATAGAGCTGCCCGACAGTGACATAGAAAAGTGTGCCGGAGCTGAGATGAGATGGAGAGTCGTTGAGGAGCTGAGGGCACTGGGATTTCTCTACGTATCGTGCGATCTGGAGGGATACGTAAGCGGCAAGTTAAACCGGGCACTTGAAGGTGGCCGGCAGTGA
- a CDS encoding TIGR03936 family radical SAM-associated protein, which produces MKFALCFPDLYDIGMSNLGLKILYKIINDIPYASAERAFSPWIDLQEYLKREAVPLMSIETNTPLNKFDAVGFTLQYELSYPTVLNMLSMANIPIKAAERDNSHPVVIAGGPCTVNPAPVAEFFDAFAIGDAEDSIKEITEAIYLYKSGGDGKRESLLKALSEIEGVYVPAYSTKPVKRRYILNLNDSPYPCAFPVPFTEVVHDRINIEIARGCSCSCRFCQAGMIYRPVRERDPETIIKLAAESIAATGYDEVSFTSLNSGDYSNLTYLLKLFNRKFKDKNISFSLPSLRVSSVTEEVIKEIKVVKKSGFTIAPEAATSRLRLVINKDFEQEDFERTLYSIFKEGWLNLKMYFLIGIPTETDADVEAIPEMANLALKVAKKHTGRFVNVSVGVSPFVPKAHTPFQWCGQIPMDEIIRKKEYLKRTMSRKGLKFKGHDEKMSLLEAVIARGDESVSALVEAAWRFGARLDAWTEVFDFNNWLNGAEKTGLDLNSLAEKTLEPGLPIPWNMIDTQIKDDFLYKEYEKALSTGKTQDCKVTCHACGVKCKSGQYLSEVREDEISERSTDTFKTRYSPVKVRVIFSKTGNMKYLSHLELLTTILKALRRAQVPLVYSKGFNPSPNVAFSPALGVGISGEREFFDMEVHPPFNLNSYKQILAAHMPLPVVDMFFIPLNTPSLCKFITAYKYEILNCGVSAQEIESRINSEENKWILPVLVKFDIIDGRLEVLLKETEQTTVKLSACVKALTGKELEDTEVSRKNMYGWQNEWVEPSITEVQLRK; this is translated from the coding sequence TGAAGTTTGCCCTCTGCTTTCCCGACCTCTACGATATCGGAATGTCTAATTTGGGCCTTAAAATCCTCTATAAAATCATAAACGATATCCCTTACGCCTCCGCTGAGCGTGCTTTCAGCCCGTGGATTGATCTGCAAGAGTACCTGAAAAGAGAAGCCGTCCCGCTTATGTCTATTGAAACCAATACCCCACTTAATAAATTTGACGCCGTAGGCTTCACTCTTCAGTACGAACTGTCCTATCCAACCGTCCTTAATATGCTCTCTATGGCTAACATTCCAATTAAAGCCGCAGAGCGTGACAATTCACACCCTGTGGTAATTGCAGGCGGCCCCTGTACGGTTAATCCAGCTCCGGTTGCAGAGTTTTTTGACGCTTTTGCAATTGGTGATGCCGAGGATTCAATAAAGGAGATCACAGAGGCAATTTATCTGTACAAGTCCGGGGGAGACGGAAAGAGGGAAAGTCTTCTTAAAGCCCTCTCCGAAATTGAAGGCGTTTATGTGCCCGCTTACTCAACCAAACCCGTTAAGAGACGATACATTTTAAACCTTAACGATTCGCCGTATCCATGTGCCTTTCCTGTGCCATTTACCGAGGTCGTTCATGACAGGATAAACATAGAGATTGCCCGGGGGTGTAGTTGCAGTTGCAGATTTTGCCAGGCCGGAATGATCTACCGCCCTGTCAGAGAACGTGACCCGGAAACAATTATAAAACTTGCCGCCGAATCCATCGCAGCCACAGGCTATGACGAGGTATCGTTTACCTCCCTTAATTCCGGTGATTATTCAAACCTGACCTATCTGCTTAAACTCTTTAACCGTAAATTTAAGGATAAAAATATATCTTTCTCGCTCCCCTCACTCAGGGTAAGCTCAGTGACTGAAGAGGTCATAAAAGAAATCAAGGTGGTGAAAAAATCAGGTTTTACAATAGCCCCGGAGGCAGCCACCTCCCGCCTCAGACTGGTCATTAATAAAGACTTCGAGCAGGAGGATTTTGAACGCACTTTGTACTCAATATTTAAAGAAGGCTGGCTTAATCTTAAAATGTATTTTCTCATAGGAATCCCTACCGAGACTGATGCAGACGTAGAGGCAATTCCTGAGATGGCCAATCTTGCCCTCAAAGTCGCCAAAAAACACACCGGACGCTTTGTCAATGTTAGTGTGGGAGTCTCTCCCTTTGTTCCCAAAGCCCATACGCCGTTTCAGTGGTGTGGGCAAATCCCAATGGATGAAATTATCCGGAAGAAGGAATACCTCAAGCGTACCATGTCACGAAAAGGTTTAAAATTCAAGGGACATGACGAGAAGATGTCCCTCCTTGAGGCGGTCATCGCCCGTGGGGATGAGTCTGTCTCAGCGCTCGTAGAGGCCGCATGGAGATTCGGCGCAAGACTGGATGCCTGGACCGAAGTGTTTGACTTTAACAACTGGCTCAACGGGGCCGAAAAAACCGGACTTGATTTAAACTCTCTTGCTGAAAAAACACTTGAGCCCGGCTTACCCATCCCATGGAATATGATTGACACGCAGATAAAGGACGACTTCCTGTACAAAGAGTACGAAAAAGCGCTCTCGACCGGCAAAACGCAGGATTGTAAGGTTACGTGCCACGCTTGTGGTGTGAAATGTAAAAGCGGACAGTATCTCTCTGAGGTCAGAGAGGATGAAATATCGGAGAGGTCAACCGACACTTTTAAAACCCGCTATAGCCCTGTAAAGGTACGAGTTATTTTCTCTAAAACCGGAAACATGAAATACCTCTCGCATCTGGAGCTGCTTACCACTATTCTTAAAGCGCTGCGCAGAGCTCAGGTTCCGCTTGTGTATTCAAAAGGATTTAACCCCTCCCCAAATGTGGCCTTCTCACCGGCTCTCGGTGTTGGGATTTCCGGAGAGCGGGAATTCTTTGACATGGAAGTACATCCGCCGTTTAATCTGAATAGTTATAAACAGATTTTAGCTGCACATATGCCGCTGCCTGTTGTTGATATGTTCTTTATCCCTCTCAATACGCCCTCCCTGTGTAAGTTTATAACCGCTTACAAGTATGAGATATTAAATTGCGGCGTTAGTGCGCAAGAAATAGAAAGCCGAATAAACAGTGAGGAAAACAAGTGGATTTTACCTGTTTTAGTGAAATTTGATATAATAGATGGCAGGCTTGAGGTTTTATTGAAAGAAACAGAGCAGACTACAGTTAAGTTATCCGCCTGTGTTAAGGCCCTGACGGGTAAAGAGTTAGAGGACACAGAGGTGTCAAGAAAAAACATGTATGGGTGGCAAAACGAATGGGTTGAGCCATCAATCACAGAAGTGCAGTTAAGGAAATAA
- a CDS encoding Rne/Rng family ribonuclease, which translates to MANEIIINHTLDEVRVGVLEGGQLVEFYVERKKEASLVGNIYKGKVVKILPGMQSAFVDIGLEKAAFLYVADIKTESDDFTAFLEETDVPIELPTRKSRGELTISELIQEGQEVIVQVSKDPIGTKGARSTSYITIPGRYLVLMPTIEHIGISRRIENPEERHRLRSIVESIKPKGYGLIVRTASEGANQEELQHDMEFLMLVWDNIHKKKEKVCAPALLYSDLDLSFRSVRDLLSNDVERLVIDSREEYENILDFVKNFFQKLLNKIELYDRKEPIFDAFGIELDIYKGLDRKVWLKSGGYIVIDQTEAMTVIDVNTGKYVGKKDLEDTILKTNLEAVKEIAYQIRLRNLGGIIIIDFIDMELQENRDKLYLAFVETMKKDRAKNTIFNVSELGLIQMTRKRIRESLGRTLCESCPMCEGKGFVKSAKTISYEIFRRLKKIPIHKGAKVVISAHPIVADYLSDEQRAGLEEFEVTHDVAVIVKADSRLHRENADISVV; encoded by the coding sequence ATGGCAAATGAGATAATAATTAACCACACGCTTGATGAGGTGCGGGTAGGGGTGCTGGAGGGCGGACAGCTTGTTGAGTTCTATGTTGAACGAAAGAAGGAGGCCAGCCTTGTCGGCAATATCTACAAAGGTAAAGTGGTAAAAATACTGCCCGGTATGCAATCGGCCTTTGTGGATATCGGACTTGAAAAAGCGGCTTTTTTGTATGTGGCTGATATTAAAACCGAATCAGATGATTTTACCGCTTTTTTGGAGGAGACCGATGTTCCTATTGAGCTGCCAACCCGAAAGAGTCGCGGTGAGCTTACAATCAGTGAACTGATACAGGAGGGGCAGGAGGTAATAGTACAGGTATCAAAGGACCCCATCGGTACAAAAGGCGCAAGGAGTACATCTTACATTACAATTCCCGGGCGTTATCTTGTGCTTATGCCGACAATTGAACACATCGGGATATCCCGCCGGATAGAAAACCCCGAGGAGAGACACCGCCTTCGCTCCATAGTGGAGTCTATAAAACCAAAGGGCTACGGCCTTATCGTAAGGACAGCCAGTGAGGGCGCTAATCAGGAAGAGCTCCAACACGATATGGAATTTCTAATGCTTGTGTGGGACAACATTCATAAAAAAAAGGAAAAAGTCTGTGCCCCTGCTCTGCTTTACAGCGATTTGGACCTGAGTTTCAGAAGTGTCAGGGACCTCCTCAGCAATGACGTTGAGCGCCTGGTTATAGACTCAAGGGAAGAGTATGAAAACATCCTTGATTTTGTAAAGAACTTCTTCCAAAAGTTATTAAACAAGATTGAGCTGTATGACCGCAAAGAGCCGATCTTTGATGCATTTGGTATAGAGCTTGACATATACAAGGGGCTTGACCGTAAGGTGTGGTTAAAGTCAGGCGGCTACATTGTAATAGACCAGACCGAGGCAATGACCGTTATAGATGTAAACACCGGTAAGTACGTTGGTAAGAAGGATCTTGAAGATACGATATTAAAAACCAACCTTGAAGCTGTAAAAGAGATAGCCTATCAGATACGCCTCCGTAACCTGGGCGGCATAATCATAATAGACTTCATAGACATGGAGCTGCAGGAAAACCGTGACAAGCTCTACCTGGCCTTTGTGGAAACAATGAAAAAGGACAGAGCCAAAAACACCATATTTAACGTATCTGAGCTTGGTCTGATTCAGATGACAAGAAAGCGGATACGTGAAAGCCTTGGCCGCACACTTTGTGAAAGCTGCCCGATGTGTGAGGGTAAGGGGTTTGTCAAATCGGCAAAGACAATCAGTTATGAGATTTTCAGAAGATTAAAGAAAATTCCGATTCATAAGGGAGCCAAGGTGGTCATATCGGCTCACCCGATAGTGGCCGACTATCTGTCTGATGAGCAAAGGGCGGGCCTTGAGGAGTTTGAAGTCACCCACGACGTGGCTGTAATAGTAAAGGCTGATTCAAGGTTACACAGGGAAAATGCAGACATATCCGTGGTATGA
- a CDS encoding (Fe-S)-binding protein, translating into MNDTEFIHNINLCVRCGGCKVECPTYFASTKEMETARGRMRLLKAFLSGEIPPGKKLSEKIFSCLLCGDCSNRCPLNIDILEVIYHARYLLKSYDKKRRFYRSLTKIAFKNTDFSIKLYKPFQRYFNKRMSVEGLIPEDVEFCENQFKKTNIFLTKEKIGRVAVFSGCTAKHVYPELSYSLANVLNALNYEVVFPNTEVCCGTPFRSLGLRDSAVKYAEKNYNTFSKLNVDAIVSLCPTCVVTLKKHYKLLIGKELDNVYDIATFLSGKLSSRITSKSGIDLDVSVHDSCHDRNELHTGRTTRAILSEMGAKIIEPHKQMCCGFGGTFSFFYKDMSNVILKETLKGLVQTGAKAFVTTCPNCIFQLSKLMRDKPIYHLIELIEEVLMKEQKK; encoded by the coding sequence GTGAACGACACAGAGTTCATACATAACATCAACCTGTGTGTAAGATGTGGCGGCTGTAAGGTTGAGTGCCCAACATATTTTGCATCTACAAAGGAGATGGAAACGGCAAGGGGCAGGATGCGTCTGCTTAAGGCTTTTTTAAGCGGAGAGATACCGCCGGGTAAAAAACTGAGCGAAAAGATTTTCAGTTGCCTCCTCTGTGGAGACTGTTCAAATCGCTGTCCATTAAATATAGACATCTTAGAGGTGATTTACCATGCAAGGTATCTTCTTAAAAGTTATGATAAAAAGAGGAGATTTTATCGCTCTCTCACAAAGATAGCCTTTAAAAATACCGATTTCTCGATAAAATTATACAAACCCTTTCAGAGATATTTCAATAAGCGTATGTCAGTGGAAGGACTGATACCTGAGGATGTGGAGTTTTGTGAAAATCAGTTTAAAAAGACAAATATTTTCTTAACAAAAGAGAAAATAGGGCGGGTTGCAGTGTTTTCCGGTTGTACTGCCAAGCATGTGTATCCTGAGCTTTCCTACTCATTGGCAAACGTACTGAATGCCTTAAACTATGAGGTGGTGTTTCCCAACACGGAGGTCTGCTGCGGCACACCATTTAGGTCTCTTGGGCTAAGGGACAGTGCCGTTAAGTATGCCGAGAAGAATTACAATACTTTCAGCAAATTAAATGTGGATGCCATTGTATCCCTGTGTCCAACCTGTGTTGTGACCCTTAAGAAACACTACAAGCTTCTTATAGGCAAAGAGTTAGACAACGTGTATGACATAGCAACTTTTTTAAGTGGAAAACTCTCAAGCCGGATTACCTCAAAGTCCGGCATTGATCTTGACGTATCTGTGCATGATTCGTGCCATGACAGAAACGAGCTGCACACTGGGCGGACTACAAGAGCGATTTTATCGGAAATGGGGGCAAAAATAATCGAACCACACAAACAAATGTGTTGCGGCTTCGGAGGCACGTTCAGTTTTTTCTACAAAGACATGTCAAACGTAATATTAAAAGAAACTTTAAAAGGGCTGGTTCAGACCGGTGCAAAGGCTTTTGTTACAACCTGCCCAAACTGCATTTTTCAACTCAGTAAACTCATGAGAGACAAACCCATATACCATCTCATTGAACTTATCGAGGAAGTCCTTATGAAAGAGCAAAAAAAGTAG